A single window of Gemmatimonadaceae bacterium DNA harbors:
- a CDS encoding polyamine aminopropyltransferase codes for MPIALFISVCLIAACGLIYELVAGALASYLLGDSVTQFSTIIGTYLFAMGIGSWLSRFVTRGVVTRFVVVELLVGVVGGLSSLVLFLAFAYTEAFRPTLYTLVILIGVLVGLEIPLLMRILKDRFSFKDVVSNVLTFDYIGALFASLLFPLLLVPRLGLVRSALLFGVINVAVGLWSTWLFRDVLPRRRALQATGVLALVVLCAGLWKGQAITTLAEEGMYADPIILAKDTRYQRIVLTSWKDDLRLYLNGHLQFASRDEYRYHESLVHPGLSAATTRGRVLVLGGGDGLAVREILKYPEVQQVTLVDLDEGMTQLFRTHPRLTELNAGSLTDRRVTVVNADAFTWLDTHATQFDFVVIDFPDPSNYHVGKLYTSAFYRLVKQHLAPGAFLVVQSTSPMFARQSYWSIVATLEGAGLRTWPYHVYVPSFGDWGFVIAGEASYAPPRTLPTGLRYLTVATLPSLFDFPADLQRIPAEPNRLNDQVLVRYYEHEFDAINR; via the coding sequence GTGCCGATTGCGCTGTTCATTTCCGTCTGTCTGATCGCCGCCTGCGGGCTCATCTACGAGCTCGTCGCTGGCGCGCTCGCCAGCTACCTGCTGGGCGACAGCGTGACGCAGTTCAGCACGATCATCGGCACCTATCTCTTTGCCATGGGCATCGGGAGCTGGCTTTCCCGGTTCGTCACGCGCGGTGTGGTCACGCGCTTTGTCGTGGTGGAGTTACTCGTGGGCGTGGTGGGTGGGTTGTCGAGCCTCGTGCTCTTTCTCGCCTTTGCCTACACCGAAGCGTTTCGCCCCACGCTGTACACGCTGGTCATCCTGATCGGCGTCCTGGTCGGCCTCGAGATCCCGCTGCTCATGCGCATTCTCAAGGACCGCTTCAGCTTCAAGGATGTGGTGTCGAACGTGCTCACGTTCGACTATATCGGCGCGCTGTTCGCCTCGCTGCTCTTTCCCCTGCTGCTCGTGCCGCGCCTCGGGCTGGTGCGCTCGGCGCTCCTCTTCGGGGTGATCAACGTGGCGGTGGGGCTCTGGAGCACGTGGCTCTTCCGCGATGTGCTGCCGCGTCGCCGCGCACTCCAGGCCACCGGCGTATTGGCGCTGGTGGTGCTTTGCGCCGGGCTCTGGAAGGGGCAGGCGATCACGACACTCGCCGAGGAAGGGATGTATGCCGATCCCATCATCCTCGCGAAGGACACACGGTATCAGCGCATCGTGCTGACGAGCTGGAAAGACGATCTTCGGCTCTATCTCAATGGGCATCTCCAGTTCGCCTCGCGCGACGAGTATCGCTACCACGAGTCGCTCGTCCACCCCGGGTTGAGTGCGGCCACAACCCGTGGGCGGGTGCTGGTGCTTGGCGGCGGCGACGGACTCGCGGTGCGGGAGATCCTCAAGTACCCCGAGGTGCAGCAGGTCACGCTGGTGGACCTCGACGAAGGGATGACGCAGCTCTTTCGCACGCATCCACGCCTGACTGAGCTCAACGCCGGCTCACTGACCGACAGGCGCGTGACCGTGGTGAATGCCGATGCGTTCACCTGGCTCGATACGCACGCCACCCAGTTTGACTTCGTGGTGATCGATTTCCCCGATCCGTCCAACTACCACGTCGGGAAGCTGTACACGAGTGCGTTCTATCGACTGGTCAAGCAGCATCTCGCGCCGGGCGCGTTTCTGGTGGTGCAGAGCACGTCGCCGATGTTCGCGCGGCAGAGCTACTGGAGCATCGTGGCCACGCTCGAAGGCGCCGGGCTCCGCACGTGGCCGTATCACGTCTATGTGCCGAGCTTCGGCGACTGGGGCTTCGTGATTGCCGGCGAAGCGAGTTATGCGCCGCCGCGCACCCTCCCCACGGGGCTGCGCTATCTCACGGTGGCCACCTTGCCGTCGCTCTTTGATTTTCCTGCCGACCTCCAGCGCATTCCGGCCGAACCCAATCGCCTGAACGATCAGGTGCTCGTGCGCTACTACGAGCACGAGTTCGACGCGATCAACCGGTGA
- a CDS encoding BrxA/BrxB family bacilliredoxin, which translates to MYPEQLLIPMRQELTRLGVEELRTAEAVDATLPASGTTLVVVNSVCGCAARNARPAVAMALSHTKKPQRSTTVFAGQDVEATQRAREYFTGYAPSSPSIALMKDGDVVFMLERRQIEGRSAQEIAADLQQAFETHC; encoded by the coding sequence ATGTATCCCGAACAGCTGTTGATCCCCATGCGTCAGGAGCTCACGCGCCTGGGCGTGGAAGAGCTGCGCACGGCCGAAGCGGTCGATGCGACGCTGCCGGCGAGCGGCACCACGCTGGTCGTGGTGAACTCCGTCTGCGGCTGCGCGGCGCGCAACGCCCGCCCGGCCGTCGCGATGGCGCTCAGCCATACCAAGAAGCCGCAGCGCTCCACCACCGTGTTTGCCGGCCAGGATGTGGAGGCGACGCAGCGCGCGCGTGAGTACTTCACCGGTTATGCGCCGAGCTCGCCGAGCATCGCGCTCATGAAGGACGGCGATGTGGTGTTCATGCTCGAGCGGCGGCAGATCGAAGGGCGGAGCGCGCAGGAGATCGCGGCCGACCTCCAGCAGGCGTTCGAGACACACTGCTGA
- a CDS encoding aminopeptidase P family protein → MRPALLLLLALSAAPAAAQPIAFPATKGTRTSGSTAADTLRPFGTLRDQAFRMQKWLEFRMDSVLPRLMRRQGVDMWVVPMREYNEDPVFRALTSPTTFAARRRTIYVFYDRGGDKGIERLALGGTSQGNVFKAVRSTKAVAAPAAGSRSTDRTAELWGDEQWSVLKQVIEERSPRKIAINTSRTFAFADGLSSGEKEGMLEALGPALAAKVVNAEALAVDLIAARSPDEEAFYKDLNALAWAIITEAFSNKVIKPGVTTADDVVWWMRQRVNDLGLGTWFHPSVEVQRPLDSKELVGVNPTILRGDVLHCDFGITALGLNTDTQHMGYVLKAGETDIPAGFKKALANSNRLQDITVEELKPGRTGNQVLASALRRMKEEGIDGTVYSHPIGLNGHGAGALIGLWDYQEGVPGRGDHTIIPGMWYSIELQATTKVPEWGNQPVRSMQEEDVIIDATGRVRWAYGRQTTFHLVR, encoded by the coding sequence ATGCGACCCGCCCTCCTCCTGCTCCTCGCGCTGAGTGCCGCGCCCGCCGCCGCCCAGCCCATCGCCTTTCCGGCCACCAAGGGGACCCGTACCTCAGGGTCCACTGCGGCCGACACGTTGCGCCCATTCGGCACGCTCCGCGATCAGGCGTTCCGCATGCAGAAGTGGCTCGAGTTCCGCATGGATTCGGTCCTCCCCAGGCTGATGCGGCGACAGGGCGTGGATATGTGGGTGGTGCCGATGCGCGAGTACAACGAAGATCCGGTCTTCCGCGCGCTGACGTCGCCCACCACGTTCGCCGCGCGCCGCCGCACGATCTACGTCTTCTACGACCGCGGCGGCGACAAGGGCATCGAGCGGCTTGCCCTCGGTGGCACGAGTCAGGGGAACGTCTTCAAGGCGGTACGCAGCACCAAGGCGGTCGCGGCGCCGGCCGCCGGCAGCCGCAGCACCGATCGCACCGCCGAACTCTGGGGTGACGAACAGTGGTCTGTGCTCAAGCAGGTCATCGAGGAGCGCAGCCCCCGCAAGATCGCGATCAACACGTCGCGCACCTTCGCGTTCGCCGACGGCCTGTCGAGCGGCGAGAAGGAAGGGATGCTCGAGGCGCTGGGTCCGGCGCTGGCGGCCAAGGTCGTCAATGCCGAAGCGCTCGCCGTGGATCTCATCGCGGCGCGCTCGCCCGATGAGGAGGCCTTCTACAAGGACCTGAACGCGCTCGCCTGGGCCATCATCACGGAGGCCTTCTCCAACAAGGTCATCAAGCCGGGCGTGACCACGGCCGATGACGTGGTGTGGTGGATGCGCCAGCGCGTGAACGACCTCGGGCTGGGCACCTGGTTCCACCCGAGCGTGGAAGTCCAGCGCCCGCTCGACAGCAAGGAACTCGTGGGCGTGAACCCCACGATCCTGCGCGGCGACGTGCTGCACTGCGACTTCGGCATCACAGCGCTGGGGCTCAACACCGACACGCAGCACATGGGCTACGTGCTCAAGGCCGGCGAAACGGATATCCCCGCCGGCTTCAAGAAGGCGCTCGCCAACTCCAATCGGCTGCAGGACATCACGGTCGAGGAGCTCAAGCCCGGCCGGACCGGCAACCAGGTGCTCGCCTCGGCGCTCCGCCGCATGAAGGAGGAGGGGATCGATGGCACCGTGTACTCCCACCCCATCGGACTCAACGGCCACGGGGCCGGCGCCCTCATCGGGTTGTGGGACTACCAAGAGGGGGTGCCGGGGCGCGGCGACCACACGATCATCCCGGGGATGTGGTACTCCATCGAGCTTCAGGCCACCACCAAGGTGCCAGAATGGGGAAACCAGCCGGTGCGCTCGATGCAGGAAGAAGATGTGATCATTGATGCAACCGGAAGGGTGCGTTGGGCGTATGGACGCCAGACCACCTTTCACCTTGTCCGCTAG
- a CDS encoding DUF4178 domain-containing protein — translation MSTSMAPQATGFTCQGCGASIEMHAQGWAVTVACGQCGALLDATDPNLALLRRGEAVERLPKIPIGTRGTWKGVRWDVIGFQRVEISVEGTAYSWDEYVCFNPYRGFFYLSEYEGHWNVIEKQHRRAEDETGGERPTATFDGLTFKHFQTASAYTTHALGEFPWELRYGDRIIARDFVAPPYILSAEASDNEVTWSLGTYTPPEVIAKAFGLKSLPSPRGVFANQPNPYTDLPKRMFGVFGIAMLVLIGMLVLNAAFASDRVVFNHTYEFARARPQLLAPEAAAGDNEPTGDAFVTEPFQLDGRPSSLAIALSAPLENDWMYVNLALINEATGETREAGRQISYYHGTDSDGSWSEGGRSETLRLSNVPAGRYFLRIQPEGGEPGRGPIPYRVEVRRDQPYYLLYGLAFLVLLVPTILALLPSAGFEGRRWAESDHAPASSGDSDDDE, via the coding sequence ATGAGCACCTCCATGGCGCCACAGGCCACTGGCTTCACCTGTCAGGGGTGCGGCGCGTCGATCGAGATGCACGCGCAGGGGTGGGCCGTCACCGTCGCCTGCGGTCAGTGCGGCGCGCTGCTCGATGCCACCGATCCCAACCTCGCGCTGCTGCGCCGCGGCGAAGCGGTGGAGCGGCTCCCCAAGATCCCGATCGGCACGCGGGGGACCTGGAAGGGTGTACGCTGGGATGTCATCGGCTTTCAGCGCGTCGAGATCTCGGTGGAAGGCACGGCGTATTCGTGGGATGAATACGTCTGCTTCAATCCCTACCGCGGCTTCTTCTATCTCTCGGAGTACGAGGGGCACTGGAACGTCATCGAGAAGCAGCATCGCCGCGCGGAAGATGAAACCGGGGGCGAGCGCCCCACGGCCACCTTTGATGGGCTCACCTTCAAGCACTTCCAGACGGCCAGCGCCTACACCACGCACGCCCTCGGTGAGTTCCCGTGGGAACTGCGCTACGGTGATCGCATCATCGCGCGCGATTTCGTGGCGCCACCGTACATCCTGAGCGCCGAAGCGTCGGACAACGAAGTCACCTGGTCGCTCGGGACGTACACGCCCCCCGAGGTCATTGCGAAGGCGTTCGGGCTCAAGAGCCTGCCGTCGCCGCGCGGCGTGTTTGCCAATCAGCCCAATCCGTATACCGATCTGCCGAAGCGAATGTTCGGCGTCTTCGGCATCGCCATGCTGGTGCTGATCGGGATGCTGGTGCTGAACGCGGCGTTCGCCAGTGACCGGGTGGTGTTCAACCACACCTACGAGTTTGCGCGCGCCCGCCCACAGCTGCTGGCGCCCGAAGCGGCGGCTGGCGACAACGAACCGACCGGCGACGCCTTCGTGACCGAGCCCTTCCAACTCGACGGCCGGCCGTCATCCCTGGCGATCGCGCTGTCGGCGCCGCTCGAGAACGACTGGATGTACGTCAATCTCGCCCTCATCAACGAAGCGACCGGTGAGACGCGCGAGGCGGGTCGGCAGATCAGCTACTACCACGGCACCGACAGCGATGGCAGTTGGAGTGAGGGCGGCCGCAGCGAAACGCTGCGCCTCTCGAACGTGCCGGCCGGCCGCTACTTCCTGCGTATTCAGCCGGAAGGCGGGGAGCCGGGGCGTGGTCCGATCCCGTATCGCGTCGAGGTGCGCCGTGATCAGCCGTACTACCTGCTCTATGGGCTCGCCTTTCTCGTGTTGCTCGTGCCCACGATCCTCGCGCTGCTGCCGTCGGCCGGCTTCGAAGGGCGCCGATGGGCCGAGAGCGATCACGCCCCCGCCAGCTCGGGAGACAGTGATGACGACGAATAG
- a CDS encoding DUF4178 domain-containing protein — translation MTAPANSMSCPNCGATVRFRWAQAVQTTCEYCRSVLVRTDIGLELVGRQASFPATGSPIQIGTEGTWKQQRFTVVGRITYQWPRGRWNEWHCVLADGSSAWLADAQLEYTMTVAAPLPGGGVDLDRLRVGDRQKFMAREYEVAGFVDAAYIGTEGDLPFTSWDKRRCRFVDFQSPDGRFATVDGTEEPPLVFVGEYVRFDDLALRHVREFDGWGPPA, via the coding sequence ATGACGGCGCCCGCCAACAGCATGAGCTGCCCGAACTGTGGGGCCACCGTGCGCTTTCGCTGGGCGCAGGCGGTGCAGACCACCTGCGAGTATTGCCGCTCGGTGCTGGTCCGCACCGATATCGGTCTGGAGCTGGTGGGTCGGCAGGCCAGCTTCCCGGCCACCGGCTCTCCCATTCAGATCGGGACCGAAGGCACCTGGAAACAGCAACGCTTCACCGTGGTCGGGCGCATCACGTACCAGTGGCCGCGCGGTCGGTGGAACGAGTGGCACTGTGTTCTGGCCGATGGCTCGAGTGCGTGGCTCGCGGATGCGCAGCTCGAATACACGATGACCGTGGCCGCGCCGCTCCCCGGTGGCGGAGTGGATCTCGACCGTCTGCGCGTCGGTGACCGTCAGAAGTTCATGGCGCGCGAGTACGAAGTGGCGGGCTTTGTCGATGCCGCGTACATCGGCACGGAAGGCGACCTGCCGTTCACGTCGTGGGACAAGCGCCGCTGTCGCTTCGTGGACTTCCAGTCGCCGGACGGGCGCTTCGCCACGGTGGACGGTACCGAAGAACCGCCCCTCGTGTTCGTGGGGGAATACGTGCGCTTTGACGACCTCGCGCTTCGCCACGTGCGCGAGTTCGACGGCTGGGGGCCGCCCGCATGA
- a CDS encoding co-chaperone GroES family protein — protein sequence MSKNKRLIVVGDRVLVKIEDGEQRSKVGLYLPPTAVDNQAVQGGEIVSTGPGLALPDLADQGDEPWRIGGASGREARYVPMQAQVGDYALFFRKAAVEITFENEQYLVVPQAAILALVREPREDIPDY from the coding sequence ATGAGCAAGAACAAACGTCTCATTGTGGTGGGCGACCGCGTCCTCGTGAAAATCGAGGATGGCGAACAGCGGTCGAAGGTCGGGCTCTATCTGCCGCCCACGGCCGTCGACAATCAGGCGGTGCAGGGCGGGGAGATCGTCTCCACCGGCCCGGGGCTCGCGCTGCCCGATCTTGCCGATCAGGGCGACGAGCCGTGGCGCATCGGTGGCGCGTCGGGGCGCGAAGCGCGCTACGTGCCGATGCAGGCGCAGGTGGGCGACTACGCGCTCTTCTTCCGCAAGGCCGCGGTCGAAATCACGTTCGAAAACGAGCAGTATCTCGTGGTGCCGCAGGCGGCGATTCTCGCCCTCGTGCGGGAGCCGCGCGAAGACATTCCGGATTACTGA
- a CDS encoding FAD-dependent oxidoreductase, with product MTSRRDALRQLAALAAMPMAAPALAGLSAKGRVIRGGFAEDHSTAGHALRDGKATLPASRPTRRVSVAIVGGGIGGLSAGWQLDALGVHDWVVCELGARTGGNAQAAYYPSIGQAAPWGAHYLPVPAADATYVRALLRDLGVLGADGRFDERTLCHTPQERIFQHGRWHEGLEPFDALPPAERAQFTRFAERIAEFRATRAFAVPSAPAHERRRAALATVRQRVEQLDAQTADAWLTQQGFTSKALRWWVEYGTRDDYGASLTQASAWAAVHYFAAREADEQGPLTWPEGNDWIAQQLTRRVVARRAADDGARLLTNAPALRLARRGSRWVVDTPTVRLDAEVVIWSAPLFVLPRVAPDITVPVALEYAPWVVANLVLDRLPAQRGSPLAWDNVLYDSPSLGYVNAAHQHLGAESLPTVWTWYHAVVDRPATEARRWLQARPWSDWRDQIVADLARAHPDIASCVARIDVMRWGHAMARPTPGLLSRTEALARWQPAPGLLVAHADLSGFSLFEEAQWHGVRAAEAAASRLGSRKTRG from the coding sequence GTGACGTCGCGACGGGATGCGCTGCGCCAGCTGGCGGCGCTGGCGGCCATGCCGATGGCGGCGCCCGCGCTGGCGGGGCTCTCCGCGAAGGGACGTGTAATCCGCGGCGGGTTCGCGGAGGACCACAGCACCGCGGGGCATGCCCTGCGCGACGGGAAGGCCACGCTCCCGGCATCGCGACCGACCCGGCGCGTCTCGGTGGCCATTGTAGGCGGCGGCATCGGCGGCCTCTCCGCGGGCTGGCAGCTCGACGCCCTGGGCGTGCACGACTGGGTGGTGTGCGAGCTGGGCGCGCGTACGGGTGGCAATGCGCAGGCTGCCTATTACCCGTCCATCGGACAGGCCGCCCCGTGGGGCGCGCACTATCTGCCGGTGCCGGCGGCCGATGCCACGTACGTGCGCGCCCTGCTGCGTGATCTCGGCGTGTTGGGGGCCGACGGGCGCTTCGACGAGCGTACGCTCTGTCACACCCCGCAGGAGCGGATCTTTCAGCACGGCCGCTGGCACGAGGGGCTCGAGCCGTTCGATGCGCTGCCACCGGCTGAGCGCGCGCAGTTCACCCGCTTCGCCGAGCGCATCGCCGAGTTTCGGGCGACCCGCGCGTTCGCGGTGCCCAGTGCCCCGGCGCATGAACGGCGGCGGGCCGCATTGGCGACGGTACGCCAGCGTGTCGAGCAGCTCGACGCGCAGACCGCCGACGCCTGGCTGACGCAGCAGGGGTTCACCTCGAAGGCGCTGCGGTGGTGGGTGGAGTACGGCACCCGCGACGACTATGGGGCGTCGCTCACGCAGGCGAGCGCGTGGGCGGCCGTGCACTACTTTGCCGCCCGCGAGGCGGACGAGCAGGGGCCTCTCACCTGGCCCGAAGGCAACGACTGGATCGCCCAGCAGCTCACGCGGCGGGTTGTCGCCCGGCGCGCCGCCGATGACGGCGCGCGGCTGCTGACCAATGCGCCCGCTCTTCGCCTCGCGCGACGTGGATCCCGCTGGGTCGTGGACACGCCGACCGTACGACTCGACGCCGAGGTTGTGATCTGGAGCGCGCCCCTGTTCGTGCTGCCGCGCGTCGCGCCCGACATCACGGTCCCGGTGGCGCTCGAGTACGCGCCGTGGGTGGTCGCCAACCTCGTCCTCGATCGGCTGCCGGCGCAGCGGGGATCGCCGCTGGCCTGGGACAACGTCCTCTACGACAGCCCGTCGCTGGGCTACGTGAACGCGGCGCATCAGCACCTCGGCGCGGAGTCGCTCCCCACGGTGTGGACCTGGTATCACGCCGTCGTGGATCGCCCAGCCACGGAGGCGCGGCGGTGGCTTCAGGCGCGCCCCTGGAGCGATTGGCGCGACCAGATCGTGGCCGATCTCGCGCGCGCCCATCCGGACATTGCCAGTTGTGTCGCCCGGATCGATGTGATGCGCTGGGGGCATGCGATGGCGCGCCCGACCCCCGGGCTGCTGTCACGGACCGAGGCGCTGGCCCGCTGGCAGCCGGCGCCGGGGCTGCTCGTGGCCCACGCCGATCTGAGTGGCTTCAGCCTGTTCGAGGAGGCGCAGTGGCACGGTGTCCGGGCGGCCGAGGCGGCGGCGAGTCGGCTGGGCAGTCGGAAAACGCGCGGATAG
- a CDS encoding SPFH domain-containing protein: MSLGDFLRKQFIDVIQWTESGPGVLMYRFPMRDMEIQSGAQLTVRESQLALFVNEGRAADAFGPGLHTLITQNLPLLTNLMNWDKMFESPFKSDVYFFSTRTQTGQKWGTQQPITIRDKEFGAVRLRAFGMYAFKVSNPAVFQQTVGATDAEYTVAQIEPQLRNAILSGFTSAFAAANVPFLDMAANQAQLATQIAAAVQPAFAQFGLTLDTFTVENLSLPDELQKRLDERISMNIIGDMRTYTAFQAAQSIPIAAANEGGIAGLAAGLGAGVGLGGAITNALAGAAGAPQSPGVAQPPERMAPPVAPSAESKFCINCGTKLPSIAKFCSACGTAQS, from the coding sequence GTGTCGTTGGGCGATTTCCTCCGTAAGCAATTCATTGACGTCATCCAGTGGACCGAATCGGGTCCCGGGGTGCTCATGTACCGCTTTCCCATGCGGGACATGGAGATCCAGAGCGGCGCGCAGCTCACCGTGCGCGAATCGCAGCTCGCGCTCTTCGTAAACGAAGGGCGTGCGGCCGACGCCTTCGGGCCCGGGCTGCATACGCTGATCACGCAGAACCTGCCGTTGCTCACGAACCTGATGAACTGGGACAAGATGTTCGAGTCCCCGTTCAAGAGCGACGTCTACTTCTTCTCCACCCGCACGCAGACGGGGCAGAAGTGGGGGACGCAGCAGCCCATCACGATTCGCGACAAGGAATTCGGGGCGGTGCGCCTGCGCGCGTTCGGCATGTACGCCTTCAAGGTGAGCAACCCGGCGGTCTTTCAGCAGACGGTGGGCGCCACCGACGCCGAGTACACGGTCGCGCAGATCGAGCCGCAGCTTCGGAATGCCATTCTGAGTGGCTTCACGAGCGCCTTTGCCGCGGCGAACGTGCCATTCCTCGACATGGCGGCGAATCAGGCGCAGCTCGCCACGCAGATCGCCGCGGCGGTGCAGCCGGCGTTTGCCCAGTTCGGGCTGACGCTCGACACGTTCACCGTTGAGAACCTGTCGCTCCCCGACGAGCTGCAGAAGCGTCTCGATGAACGCATCTCGATGAACATCATCGGGGACATGCGGACGTACACGGCGTTTCAGGCGGCGCAGTCCATTCCCATCGCGGCGGCCAACGAAGGCGGCATCGCCGGATTGGCGGCTGGTCTGGGCGCGGGTGTCGGCCTCGGTGGTGCGATCACCAATGCACTCGCCGGCGCCGCGGGGGCTCCGCAGTCGCCCGGTGTGGCGCAGCCGCCCGAGCGGATGGCGCCGCCGGTCGCGCCGAGCGCCGAGAGCAAGTTCTGCATCAACTGTGGCACCAAGCTGCCGAGCATCGCGAAGTTCTGTTCGGCGTGCGGCACCGCGCAGTCATAA
- a CDS encoding DUF350 domain-containing protein: MTESLLNNVSGSAVFAALGIVLFVVAFFIIDLLTPGKLWDEISEKKNTAAAILMGSVAIALGIIVAAAIH; the protein is encoded by the coding sequence ATGACTGAATCGCTCCTCAACAACGTCTCCGGGTCGGCGGTCTTCGCCGCGCTGGGCATCGTGCTCTTCGTCGTGGCGTTCTTCATCATCGATCTGCTCACCCCCGGCAAGCTCTGGGATGAGATCAGCGAAAAGAAGAACACGGCCGCCGCCATCCTGATGGGGTCGGTCGCCATCGCGCTCGGCATCATCGTCGCCGCCGCTATCCACTGA
- a CDS encoding S-adenosylmethionine decarboxylase, which translates to MLPSNSRTGSEWIVEAFGCDPERLRDVAALQAVFSAAVQELALHPVGDAVWHRFPHPGGLTGMQMLAESHLTVHTFPEHASACFNLFCCTPRPSWAWRARLAALLGASDVQVRVLPREYAPAPAETGA; encoded by the coding sequence GTGCTCCCCTCCAATTCCCGCACCGGCAGCGAATGGATCGTGGAGGCGTTCGGGTGTGATCCCGAACGCCTGCGCGACGTTGCGGCGTTGCAGGCCGTCTTCTCGGCGGCCGTGCAGGAGCTGGCGCTCCATCCGGTGGGCGATGCCGTGTGGCATCGCTTCCCGCATCCCGGTGGCCTGACCGGCATGCAGATGCTCGCCGAGTCGCATCTCACGGTGCACACGTTTCCGGAGCATGCGTCGGCGTGCTTCAATCTCTTCTGCTGCACGCCCCGCCCGTCGTGGGCGTGGCGCGCGCGGTTGGCGGCGCTGCTCGGTGCGTCCGACGTCCAGGTGCGCGTGCTGCCGCGTGAATACGCGCCGGCGCCGGCGGAGACCGGCGCATGA